Proteins encoded within one genomic window of Amorphoplanes friuliensis DSM 7358:
- a CDS encoding phosphotransferase family protein, producing MTRENVDSVWPAADDEEDFDFVARDEEALGPGVRALCASLGVTGAPSRYPAGSLPVYAVGDAVLKLFPPVHVEELPVEAGVLSAVQGRLTVPTPAVHASGTFERWGYVLMDRMPGVPLASVWPDLSPADRDSLAVQLGEAIASLHAVPVPEIEDWWPEDWPEFVEDQVTGCAGRQRALGLDPAWVAQIPSFLAGVPLGEPEPVLLHTEILGEHLLVEDGRLSGLIDFEPAMRGAPEYDFVGPAVFLADGDARFYDRMLRAYGAGPDRELRQRLMAWTLLHYYSNLGAYLERLPPPAEPTFASLADRWFGKL from the coding sequence TTGACCAGGGAAAACGTCGATTCGGTGTGGCCCGCGGCCGACGACGAGGAAGATTTTGACTTCGTCGCCCGCGACGAGGAGGCCCTCGGTCCCGGCGTCCGCGCCCTCTGCGCGTCGCTCGGCGTCACCGGCGCGCCGTCCCGCTACCCGGCCGGATCACTTCCCGTGTACGCCGTGGGCGACGCCGTCCTCAAGCTCTTCCCGCCGGTGCACGTCGAGGAGCTGCCGGTCGAGGCGGGCGTCCTGTCGGCGGTCCAGGGCCGGCTGACCGTGCCGACGCCCGCGGTGCACGCCTCCGGCACGTTCGAGCGGTGGGGGTACGTCCTGATGGACCGGATGCCCGGGGTGCCGCTCGCCTCGGTCTGGCCGGACCTCTCCCCCGCCGACCGTGACAGCCTGGCCGTCCAGCTGGGTGAGGCGATCGCCTCGCTGCACGCCGTGCCGGTCCCGGAGATCGAGGACTGGTGGCCGGAGGACTGGCCCGAGTTCGTCGAGGACCAGGTCACCGGGTGCGCCGGGCGGCAGCGGGCACTCGGCCTCGACCCGGCCTGGGTCGCACAGATCCCGTCGTTCCTGGCCGGGGTGCCCCTCGGTGAACCCGAGCCGGTGCTGCTGCACACCGAGATCCTCGGCGAGCACCTGCTCGTGGAGGACGGGCGGCTCAGCGGGCTCATCGACTTCGAGCCGGCGATGCGGGGCGCCCCCGAGTACGACTTCGTCGGGCCGGCCGTGTTCCTCGCCGACGGCGACGCGCGGTTCTACGACCGGATGCTGCGGGCGTACGGGGCCGGACCGGACCGTGAGCTGCGGCAACGACTGATGGCCTGGACGTTGCTGCACTACTACAGCAACCTGGGGGCGTACCTGGAGCGGCTGCCGCCACCGGCCGAGCCGACGTTCGCCTCGCTGGCCGACCGCTGGTTCGGGAAGCTGTGA
- a CDS encoding ABC transporter ATP-binding protein codes for MRTLEVVAADVAYGDGVPVLRDVTVTVRPGELLAVTGPSGAGKTTLLAAMAGLLRPAAGRVLVDGEELRDRDQGVGLGVVLIPQENGLAAILTAAENVAVAMIATGGSTADARRGTSESLEKVGLAAQADQLIDELSGGQQQRAAIARGLALHGDVLLADEVTSELDAANRQKVIELLRAEAARGAAVVFATHDPEAAAACDHELHLADGDATLLR; via the coding sequence ATGAGGACGCTGGAAGTCGTGGCGGCGGACGTCGCGTACGGCGACGGGGTGCCGGTGCTGCGCGACGTGACGGTGACGGTCCGCCCGGGTGAACTGCTCGCGGTGACCGGCCCGTCCGGCGCGGGCAAGACGACGCTGCTCGCCGCCATGGCCGGGCTGCTGCGCCCGGCGGCCGGCCGGGTGCTGGTCGACGGCGAGGAGCTGCGCGACCGCGACCAGGGTGTGGGGCTCGGGGTGGTGCTGATCCCGCAGGAGAACGGCCTGGCGGCGATCCTCACCGCGGCGGAGAACGTCGCGGTGGCGATGATCGCCACCGGCGGGTCCACGGCCGACGCCCGACGTGGGACCAGCGAGTCCCTGGAGAAGGTGGGCCTGGCGGCGCAGGCCGACCAGCTCATCGACGAGCTCTCCGGTGGCCAGCAGCAGCGTGCGGCGATCGCCCGCGGGCTGGCGCTGCACGGCGACGTGCTCCTCGCCGACGAGGTGACCAGTGAGCTCGACGCCGCCAACCGGCAGAAGGTCATCGAGCTGCTGCGGGCCGAGGCCGCCCGCGGGGCCGCGGTCGTCTTCGCCACCCACGACCCGGAGGCGGCGGCAGCGTGCGATCACGAGCTGCACCTCGCCGACGGCGACGCGACTCTGCTGCGCTAG
- a CDS encoding ribose-phosphate diphosphokinase produces MRDIAVFSGSAHPELAAEICEHLGVPLLPTKTSRFANDCIEVQLQGNCRERDVFLIQPLVPPVQEHLVELLFMLDAARGASAGRITVVLPHYAYARSDKKDAPRISIGGRLVADLLQTAGAHRILAMTLHSPQVHGFFSVPVDHLHALRELAHHFRGYDLSNTVVVSPDLGNAKEAAAFARMLDIEVAAGAKQRFADDKVVISSVIGEVADRDVIVLDDEIAKGSTVFELLDRLRERNVRSVRVACTHGLFTAGAVARLSAEKDIEEIVSTNTVPIPAASRTDKLTVLSVAPALAEAMRRIHNGESVSALFA; encoded by the coding sequence GTGCGTGACATCGCGGTGTTCTCCGGGAGTGCCCACCCGGAACTGGCGGCCGAGATCTGCGAGCACCTCGGTGTGCCGCTGCTCCCCACCAAAACCTCCCGTTTTGCCAATGACTGCATCGAGGTCCAACTCCAAGGCAACTGCCGCGAACGAGACGTCTTCCTGATCCAGCCGCTCGTCCCACCCGTCCAGGAACATCTGGTCGAACTGCTCTTCATGCTCGACGCCGCGCGAGGTGCGTCGGCCGGGCGGATCACCGTGGTGCTGCCGCACTACGCGTACGCGCGCAGCGACAAGAAGGACGCGCCGCGCATCTCCATCGGTGGCCGTCTGGTCGCCGACCTGCTCCAGACCGCGGGAGCCCACCGGATCCTGGCGATGACCCTGCACTCACCGCAGGTCCACGGGTTCTTCAGCGTGCCGGTCGACCACCTGCACGCCCTGCGCGAGCTGGCCCACCACTTCCGGGGGTACGACCTCAGCAACACCGTCGTCGTCTCCCCGGACCTCGGCAACGCCAAGGAGGCCGCGGCCTTCGCGCGGATGCTCGACATCGAGGTCGCGGCCGGCGCCAAGCAGCGTTTTGCCGACGACAAGGTCGTGATCAGCTCGGTCATCGGTGAAGTCGCCGACCGCGACGTCATCGTCCTGGACGACGAGATCGCCAAGGGCAGCACCGTCTTCGAGCTCCTCGACCGCCTCCGTGAGCGCAATGTCCGCAGCGTGCGCGTGGCGTGCACCCACGGGCTCTTCACCGCCGGCGCGGTCGCGCGGCTGTCGGCGGAGAAGGACATCGAGGAGATCGTCTCCACCAACACGGTGCCGATCCCGGCCGCCAGCCGTACGGACAAGCTGACCGTGCTGTCGGTCGCACCGGCGCTGGCTGAAGCCATGCGGCGCATCCACAACGGCGAGTCGGTCAGCGCGCTCTTCGCATGA
- a CDS encoding OsmC family protein, translated as MERLTHQARLEWDGSTGEGYRFYPRAHSATAPPADVELRLSADPHFRGDAGLLNPEQLVVLAASSCQLLSFLSLAARRHLDVVRYTDDATGHLSEDLRRARIELIELAPVIHVAAGTDEALVLELVEQAHTECYIANSLNSTVTIRATVLSRPEPA; from the coding sequence ATGGAACGACTGACGCACCAAGCCCGGCTGGAGTGGGACGGCTCGACGGGGGAGGGCTACCGCTTCTATCCCCGCGCGCACTCGGCGACGGCACCACCCGCGGATGTCGAGCTGCGGCTCAGCGCCGACCCGCACTTCCGGGGTGACGCCGGTCTGCTCAACCCCGAACAGCTGGTCGTGCTGGCGGCGAGCTCGTGCCAGCTGCTGTCGTTCCTGTCGCTGGCCGCGCGGCGGCACCTGGACGTCGTCCGATACACCGACGATGCGACCGGGCACCTCAGCGAGGACCTGCGCCGGGCCCGGATCGAGCTGATCGAGCTGGCCCCGGTCATCCACGTCGCCGCGGGCACCGACGAGGCGCTGGTGCTCGAGCTGGTCGAGCAGGCGCACACCGAGTGTTACATCGCCAACTCGCTCAACTCCACGGTGACGATCAGGGCAACCGTGCTCAGCCGCCCGGAACCAGCGTGA
- a CDS encoding roadblock/LC7 domain-containing protein, giving the protein MHSATTDQQYKAIRGELSALRHQVTGVQGCVIAGVDGLLILHDTMPGTEPHDLAALAAGAHGISRTCGSALNQGGFHECTIRNHQGYLAVYAVGDLALLAVLGDSGLNIARLHLEARQVTGRLAKLLELKPLQDSHPLDGRTEPIG; this is encoded by the coding sequence GTGCACAGCGCGACCACCGACCAGCAGTACAAGGCCATTCGCGGGGAGCTCTCCGCGCTGCGGCATCAGGTGACCGGCGTGCAGGGGTGTGTCATCGCCGGCGTCGACGGTCTGCTGATCCTGCACGACACGATGCCCGGCACCGAGCCGCACGATCTCGCCGCGCTGGCCGCGGGTGCGCATGGCATCAGCCGGACCTGCGGCAGCGCCCTGAACCAGGGTGGTTTCCACGAGTGCACGATCCGCAACCACCAGGGTTACCTGGCCGTCTACGCGGTCGGCGACCTCGCCCTGCTGGCCGTGCTCGGTGACAGCGGCCTCAACATCGCCCGCCTCCATCTGGAGGCCCGGCAGGTCACCGGACGGTTGGCGAAGCTGCTCGAGCTCAAGCCCCTCCAGGACTCCCACCCGCTGGACGGGCGCACCGAGCCCATAGGCTGA
- a CDS encoding ABC transporter ATP-binding protein, with the protein MNGLAVACRRVVHIYRAEAGDVVALAGVDLSIAPGETLALVGPSGSGKSTLIALLAGLMRPSAGRINIGTYDMGKLSDGEVSRLRGTEVGVVLQGAARNLLPYASLHRNIWLAQRRAANTRGIKLDDPDRILDLVGLPGRGRARLAELTPGGRQRAALAVGIAAGPGLLLVDEPTSRLDTAGRNEVLEAMETVNAERQTTIVVVTHDNEVGARLGRAVTIRDGRVGAEGRDGQDFAVVAGDGTVQLPPEVLGNYPPGTLFTVEHEDGTVTLVPGG; encoded by the coding sequence ATGAACGGACTTGCCGTCGCCTGCCGCCGCGTGGTGCACATCTATCGGGCCGAGGCCGGTGACGTGGTCGCGCTGGCCGGTGTCGACCTCTCGATCGCGCCGGGTGAGACGCTCGCCCTGGTCGGGCCGTCGGGGTCGGGCAAGTCGACGCTGATCGCCCTGCTCGCGGGGCTGATGCGCCCGTCGGCCGGCCGGATCAACATCGGTACGTACGACATGGGCAAGCTGTCCGACGGTGAGGTGTCCCGGCTGCGCGGCACCGAGGTCGGCGTGGTGCTCCAGGGCGCTGCACGCAACCTCCTGCCGTACGCGTCGCTGCACCGCAACATCTGGCTGGCCCAGCGCCGCGCCGCGAACACGCGCGGCATCAAGCTCGACGACCCGGACCGCATCCTCGACCTCGTGGGCCTGCCGGGGCGCGGCCGGGCCCGGCTGGCCGAGCTGACCCCGGGCGGTCGCCAGCGGGCGGCCCTCGCCGTCGGCATCGCCGCGGGTCCGGGGCTGCTGCTGGTGGACGAGCCGACGAGCCGCCTGGACACGGCCGGTCGCAACGAGGTCCTCGAGGCCATGGAGACGGTCAACGCCGAGCGGCAGACCACGATCGTCGTGGTCACCCACGACAACGAGGTCGGCGCGCGCCTGGGCCGCGCGGTGACGATCCGTGACGGCCGGGTCGGTGCCGAGGGCCGCGACGGGCAGGACTTCGCGGTGGTCGCCGGTGACGGCACGGTGCAGCTGCCACCGGAGGTGCTGGGCAACTACCCGCCCGGCACGCTCTTCACCGTCGAGCACGAGGACGGCACGGTCACGCTGGTTCCGGGCGGCTGA
- a CDS encoding FtsX-like permease family protein — protein MISLVLAMMWSRRGQAVTLVLLAMVSVAAAVAAPAYVEAADRAVAAGQVATALPRERSLVVSKLEDARKTEEGATLSFSNLGPAIVAFPGFTNVYAAEYATLGIEPDPKLRSRFVYRQDVCPHLTMVTGRCLIGEGEVVIGEATAKRRSLAAGDRIELTFAKFSDDPRTPQFIPSGEPRRVTVAGVYRVPRPDEIYWGTHGYFAADPGPRPGEPVFTDFETLNLMDHGATTLSIDSAARPGALDVDKLDDVQAALDGVRKVTIDIGAGVQTDTGIPDLLARIDSGRAAARTIVPVIAVPLVLLSCFVIFLAVGYGADGRRPELAVVALRGTRWWERWWLATGESLLAILLGSLLGCLAGQLLVNLIAAAVFPGSGSAAAWSSLQYAPIAAVAAVLAALLALRRQLLSPVAVLLRRLPTAGRRPPVLDLVAGLLAIVTGVQLQLSGDPTGAGLFAPALILFALALIVARALLPIVTRAAVRWLRRGHLGVALAGLQLSRRTGARTLFAMLVASVAVAAYAASAADVAARDRTVQADLGTGAARILTVADTTPQQLITAVRAADRDGTFAMAVARTPGSGTNELPGLAVDATRLAAVAAWAPGQEPAAEVGKALHPDAPAPVVIRGRDVDVEVTTTGLSDTAPLRLSVTVTSVTGLGSSVVALGQLQPGPYRYGLRVPVCAQRCRVDGLQITTIDGTNSIRGSMTVTSIGSINPVAGAVSATELADPARWRMTEHGKLSAAPDGLRVDLDAPNGLGDGAWIQPVDTPYPLPVAATGGADPESVTGLDGEVLPVTRIAQLDAVPRLGVRAVLSDLEYVDRAATAATRATQPEVWLAPDAPADAVDRLAAQGLVITGDTRASDINDQLREQGPALALWFYVLAGVLSTLLAAGALILAATVDRSRRIEDLSALRAQGLSKQAAGRATLWTYPILALFAVVTGVGIALAGWGITGWTLPLAGLDPPPLPFPGWPRPLVLAGVALLMLVVLAGVALLTGRDLRRRVRAAGVNGGEGR, from the coding sequence ATGATCTCCCTGGTGCTGGCGATGATGTGGAGCCGCCGCGGTCAGGCGGTGACCCTCGTGCTGCTGGCGATGGTGAGCGTGGCGGCCGCCGTCGCCGCGCCCGCCTACGTCGAGGCGGCCGACCGCGCCGTCGCGGCCGGTCAGGTGGCCACCGCCCTGCCGCGCGAGCGCAGCCTGGTGGTGAGCAAGCTCGAGGACGCCCGCAAAACCGAGGAGGGCGCCACACTCAGCTTCTCCAACCTCGGTCCGGCCATCGTCGCCTTCCCCGGCTTCACCAACGTGTACGCGGCCGAGTACGCGACTTTGGGCATCGAGCCGGACCCGAAACTGCGGTCACGCTTCGTCTATCGCCAGGACGTCTGCCCGCACCTGACGATGGTCACCGGTCGCTGCCTGATCGGCGAGGGTGAGGTGGTCATCGGCGAGGCGACGGCGAAGCGGCGCTCCCTGGCCGCCGGTGACCGCATCGAGCTCACCTTCGCGAAGTTCAGCGACGACCCGCGGACCCCCCAGTTCATCCCGTCGGGTGAGCCGAGGCGGGTCACCGTCGCGGGTGTCTACCGGGTGCCCCGGCCGGACGAGATCTACTGGGGAACACACGGCTACTTCGCCGCCGACCCCGGTCCGCGTCCGGGTGAGCCGGTCTTCACGGACTTCGAGACGCTCAACCTGATGGACCACGGCGCCACCACACTGTCCATCGACAGCGCCGCCCGGCCGGGTGCCCTCGACGTCGACAAGCTGGACGATGTCCAGGCGGCCCTGGACGGCGTCCGGAAAGTCACGATCGACATCGGCGCCGGTGTTCAGACCGACACCGGCATCCCCGACCTGCTGGCCCGCATCGACAGCGGCCGTGCCGCCGCCCGCACGATCGTGCCGGTCATCGCCGTGCCGCTCGTGCTGCTCTCGTGTTTTGTCATCTTCCTGGCGGTCGGTTACGGCGCCGACGGCCGCCGCCCGGAGCTCGCCGTCGTGGCCCTGCGCGGCACCCGCTGGTGGGAACGCTGGTGGCTGGCCACCGGCGAGAGCCTGCTCGCCATCCTGCTGGGCTCCCTGCTCGGCTGTCTCGCCGGGCAGTTGCTCGTCAACCTGATCGCCGCCGCCGTCTTCCCCGGCTCCGGGTCGGCGGCCGCCTGGTCGTCACTCCAATACGCCCCGATCGCCGCGGTCGCCGCCGTGCTGGCCGCGCTGCTCGCCCTGCGCCGGCAGCTGCTCAGCCCGGTCGCGGTGCTGCTGCGCCGGCTGCCGACGGCCGGCCGCCGCCCGCCCGTCCTCGACCTGGTCGCCGGTCTGCTGGCGATCGTCACCGGCGTCCAGCTCCAGCTCTCGGGTGACCCGACCGGCGCCGGACTCTTCGCCCCGGCGCTGATCCTGTTTGCGCTGGCCCTGATCGTCGCCCGGGCCCTCCTGCCGATCGTCACACGTGCGGCCGTCCGGTGGCTGCGCCGCGGTCACCTCGGTGTGGCGCTGGCCGGCCTCCAGCTGTCCCGCCGGACCGGCGCCCGGACGCTCTTCGCCATGCTGGTCGCCTCCGTCGCCGTCGCGGCCTACGCGGCCAGCGCCGCCGATGTCGCCGCTCGGGACCGGACCGTGCAGGCGGATCTCGGCACGGGCGCGGCCCGCATCCTCACGGTCGCCGACACCACGCCCCAGCAGCTGATCACCGCGGTCCGCGCCGCCGATCGGGACGGCACCTTCGCGATGGCGGTCGCCCGCACGCCCGGCAGCGGCACGAACGAGCTGCCCGGACTCGCCGTCGACGCCACGCGCCTGGCCGCCGTCGCCGCCTGGGCCCCCGGACAGGAGCCGGCGGCCGAGGTCGGGAAGGCACTGCACCCCGACGCCCCGGCACCGGTGGTCATCCGCGGCCGGGACGTCGACGTCGAGGTCACCACGACCGGCCTGTCGGACACCGCACCGCTACGGCTGAGCGTGACCGTCACGTCGGTCACCGGTCTGGGCTCCAGCGTGGTCGCGCTCGGTCAGCTCCAGCCGGGCCCCTACCGGTACGGGCTGCGCGTACCGGTGTGCGCCCAGCGCTGCCGCGTCGACGGGCTGCAGATCACCACCATCGACGGCACGAACAGCATCCGCGGCAGCATGACGGTGACCTCGATCGGCAGCATCAATCCGGTGGCCGGAGCCGTCAGCGCCACCGAGCTCGCCGACCCGGCCCGCTGGCGCATGACCGAGCACGGCAAGCTCTCCGCCGCGCCGGACGGCCTCCGGGTCGACCTCGACGCCCCGAACGGGCTCGGTGACGGCGCCTGGATCCAGCCGGTGGACACGCCGTACCCGCTGCCCGTGGCGGCCACCGGCGGTGCGGACCCGGAATCGGTGACCGGCCTGGACGGTGAGGTGCTGCCCGTGACCCGGATCGCGCAGCTCGACGCGGTGCCGCGGCTCGGCGTCCGCGCCGTGCTGAGCGACCTGGAATACGTCGACCGGGCGGCGACCGCAGCGACCCGGGCCACGCAGCCCGAGGTGTGGCTGGCGCCGGACGCACCGGCCGATGCCGTGGACCGCCTCGCCGCGCAGGGCCTCGTCATCACCGGCGACACCCGTGCCTCGGACATCAACGACCAGTTGCGGGAGCAGGGCCCAGCGCTGGCGCTCTGGTTCTACGTGCTCGCCGGTGTCCTGTCGACGCTGCTCGCGGCCGGTGCCCTGATCCTGGCCGCGACCGTGGACCGGTCGCGGCGGATCGAGGACCTGTCCGCGTTGCGGGCGCAGGGCCTGAGCAAGCAGGCCGCCGGGCGGGCGACGCTGTGGACGTACCCGATCCTGGCGCTCTTCGCCGTGGTCACCGGCGTGGGCATCGCCCTCGCCGGCTGGGGAATCACCGGCTGGACGCTGCCGCTGGCCGGGCTCGACCCGCCGCCGCTGCCGTTCCCCGGCTGGCCGCGGCCGCTGGTGCTGGCCGGCGTCGCGCTGCTGATGCTCGTCGTGCTCGCCGGGGTGGCTCTGCTGACCGGCCGGGATCTGCGGCGCCGGGTGCGCGCCGCGGGCGTCAACGGAGGAGAAGGCCGATGA
- a CDS encoding response regulator yields the protein MGVMAYPLRYALADLALALSRASQDATKVRATAAQAAADMLGDGAGIQLLRDDGRYDAITFHHADDELTVPYARLLDREGELPDDDFSTGLAASRRPVVLAGEGSEPLTELPRPRHQAYVDPGGHPPAVHSAVLCPVIVDNTYAGYLVLVRTSPGSIYTEAEVELARDIAGELSLALSSARAMERLRASEERYRRVLETIPEGVLQLDAEGVATYANEPIGVVLGLPRAQLVGVSLRGFLDEHGQRELMRRLAECRAGRYTVGATRLMRADGSQRSVRMSMMPLADEHGQHGGVLCMVTDTTDHIDARGLKRQLDHLRRLDSMGQLIGGISHDFNNLMTVVQGSADMIATTTAEGSPQHQMAKDIMEAVNTGRTLTHQLLAFGRTEGNRPEIIPIPDLLTDVQSLFSRTLGERIGLDLAFGPDVWPVRAERGPLEQALVNLAANARDAMLHGGMLRVAATNEVVEPGQLAEGAPTGRLVHMVIQDTGVGMTDETRRRALEPFFTTRPTAAGLGLATAAGIVQGIGGHIALESQPRMGTTVHLYLPAAEERPASAVDRRTSVIGRVLIVEDQPEVAQLVQRLIAPAGYEITVATDALMAVTQVASGAHPDLLITDVVMPAMTGPELASALRTHHPDLPVLYMSGYTAASLGPQLHLDANSMLVEKPFTRSTLLGAIRSLCGPQPLPGSTGQ from the coding sequence ATGGGTGTCATGGCTTATCCGCTCCGGTACGCATTGGCCGACCTGGCGCTGGCGCTCAGCCGGGCCTCCCAGGACGCCACCAAGGTTCGTGCCACCGCAGCCCAGGCCGCGGCCGACATGCTCGGCGACGGCGCGGGGATCCAGCTGCTGCGCGACGACGGCCGGTACGACGCGATCACGTTCCACCACGCCGACGACGAGCTCACCGTGCCGTACGCCCGGCTGCTCGACCGCGAAGGTGAACTGCCCGACGACGACTTCTCCACCGGTCTCGCCGCCAGCCGCCGCCCCGTGGTGCTCGCCGGCGAAGGCAGCGAACCGCTCACGGAACTGCCCCGGCCGCGCCACCAGGCGTACGTGGACCCGGGTGGCCACCCGCCGGCCGTGCACTCGGCCGTGCTGTGCCCGGTCATCGTCGACAACACCTACGCCGGTTACCTGGTGCTGGTGCGGACCAGCCCCGGCTCGATCTACACCGAGGCCGAGGTCGAACTGGCACGCGACATCGCCGGTGAACTGTCCCTGGCGCTGTCGTCCGCACGGGCCATGGAACGCCTCCGGGCCAGCGAGGAACGCTACCGGCGGGTGCTCGAGACCATCCCCGAGGGAGTCCTCCAGCTCGACGCGGAGGGCGTGGCCACGTACGCGAACGAACCGATCGGTGTGGTCCTGGGCCTGCCCCGCGCCCAGCTGGTCGGGGTCTCCCTGCGCGGCTTCCTCGACGAACACGGCCAGCGGGAGCTGATGCGCCGCCTCGCCGAGTGCCGCGCAGGCCGGTACACGGTCGGCGCGACCCGTCTCATGCGCGCCGACGGCTCCCAGCGCAGTGTCCGGATGAGCATGATGCCCCTGGCCGACGAACACGGCCAGCACGGCGGTGTTCTCTGCATGGTCACCGACACGACCGACCACATCGACGCCCGCGGTCTCAAGCGCCAGCTCGACCACCTGCGCCGGCTCGACAGCATGGGCCAGCTCATCGGCGGCATCTCGCACGACTTCAACAACCTGATGACGGTCGTCCAGGGCTCCGCCGACATGATCGCGACGACGACCGCCGAGGGCTCACCGCAGCACCAGATGGCCAAGGACATCATGGAGGCGGTCAACACCGGGCGGACCCTGACCCACCAGCTCCTGGCCTTCGGCCGGACCGAGGGCAACCGGCCGGAGATCATCCCGATCCCCGACCTGCTCACCGACGTCCAGAGCCTGTTCAGCCGTACGCTCGGCGAGCGCATCGGTCTCGACCTGGCGTTCGGCCCCGACGTCTGGCCCGTGCGAGCCGAACGCGGCCCGCTGGAGCAGGCACTGGTCAACCTGGCCGCCAACGCCCGCGACGCCATGCTGCACGGCGGCATGCTCCGCGTCGCCGCGACCAACGAGGTCGTCGAACCGGGGCAGCTCGCCGAGGGCGCCCCGACCGGCCGCCTCGTCCACATGGTCATCCAGGACACCGGCGTCGGCATGACCGACGAGACCCGCAGGCGTGCCCTCGAACCGTTCTTCACCACCCGCCCGACAGCCGCGGGTCTCGGCCTGGCCACCGCGGCCGGCATCGTCCAGGGAATCGGCGGGCACATCGCGCTGGAGTCGCAGCCGCGGATGGGCACCACGGTCCACCTCTACCTGCCCGCCGCCGAGGAACGCCCGGCCTCGGCCGTCGACCGCCGCACGTCCGTGATCGGCCGCGTCCTGATCGTCGAGGACCAGCCCGAGGTGGCCCAGCTGGTGCAGCGCCTCATCGCACCGGCCGGGTACGAGATCACGGTGGCGACCGATGCGCTGATGGCGGTCACCCAGGTGGCCTCCGGTGCGCACCCGGACCTGCTCATCACCGACGTCGTCATGCCGGCGATGACCGGACCCGAGCTGGCCTCGGCGCTGCGCACCCACCACCCGGACCTGCCCGTGTTGTACATGTCTGGGTACACCGCGGCCTCGCTCGGCCCGCAGCTGCATCTGGACGCGAACAGCATGCTGGTCGAGAAGCCGTTCACACGATCGACGCTGCTCGGGGCGATCCGGTCGCTCTGCGGCCCGCAGCCGCTCCCCGGCTCGACCGGCCAGTAA
- a CDS encoding glycoside hydrolase family 88 protein has translation MTSPEAVLTALLAMQRQSWEQGVAAQAALDLGRHDLALLLAEAAVTRQAADGRLGDVDGEAGAVNGAACGEAVLAASRRTGGEIFAAAARRQLAWLTGDAPRAADGTLFHLLGGREVWADTVYMVVPFLALSGRADLAVAQVEGHRRRLCRDGLYAAVWSEETGSLRRADRWGGGNGWVVAAIARTLRLVPALPQRDVLAAHAREVLDACLALRRPDGLFHDVLDDPSTFRETNAAQMFSYAASAGAADGWLPASYADTGRDLLAAASREVDGHGVVRGACGSPTFDASGTSAEAQAFHLLARAAAGLRRFGPSD, from the coding sequence ATGACCTCCCCGGAGGCCGTCCTCACGGCACTGCTGGCGATGCAACGGCAGTCGTGGGAGCAGGGTGTGGCCGCGCAGGCCGCCCTCGACCTCGGCCGCCACGACCTGGCGCTGCTGCTCGCGGAGGCGGCGGTCACCCGTCAGGCGGCGGACGGGCGGCTCGGCGACGTCGACGGTGAGGCCGGTGCGGTCAACGGGGCGGCGTGCGGGGAGGCGGTGCTCGCTGCTTCCCGGCGTACCGGGGGAGAGATTTTTGCGGCGGCGGCCCGGCGGCAACTCGCCTGGCTGACCGGCGACGCACCCCGGGCCGCCGACGGCACGCTGTTCCACCTGCTCGGCGGCCGGGAGGTGTGGGCGGACACGGTTTACATGGTCGTGCCGTTCCTGGCGCTCTCCGGCCGGGCCGACCTCGCGGTCGCCCAGGTCGAGGGGCATCGCCGGCGACTGTGCCGGGACGGCCTCTACGCCGCGGTGTGGTCCGAGGAGACCGGCTCGCTGCGCCGCGCCGACCGCTGGGGCGGCGGCAACGGCTGGGTGGTCGCCGCGATCGCCCGGACCCTGCGCCTGGTCCCGGCCCTGCCGCAGCGGGACGTTCTGGCTGCCCACGCCCGTGAGGTGCTCGACGCCTGCCTGGCCCTGCGCCGCCCCGACGGGCTCTTCCACGACGTGCTGGACGACCCGTCGACGTTCCGCGAGACGAACGCGGCCCAGATGTTCTCCTACGCCGCGTCGGCCGGCGCCGCGGACGGCTGGCTCCCCGCGAGCTATGCGGACACAGGGCGGGATCTGCTCGCCGCGGCGTCCCGTGAAGTCGACGGCCACGGTGTCGTCCGCGGCGCCTGCGGATCGCCGACCTTCGATGCCTCGGGCACGTCTGCCGAGGCCCAGGCGTTCCACCTGCTCGCCAGAGCCGCCGCCGGGCTGCGTCGATTCGGCCCCTCGGACTGA